The Elusimicrobia bacterium HGW-Elusimicrobia-1 genome window below encodes:
- a CDS encoding 1,4-alpha-glucan branching enzyme, giving the protein MTTMSAEDILAIVRSTHSNPHYVLGMHEVETKAPEGDKKCVAVRAFFPDAKELRVIDAADDTKSWQADKIHGDGLFEAIIWDRPAKFRYKLKILNYAGGEWVTEDAYEEWINDLTGYDRYLFSRATHYKIYEKMGAHIRTINGKRGVFFSVWAPNAARVSVVGDFNNWDGRKNPMDLLKDSSGVWVLFLPGLGVGDLYKYEIKTRDGAILLKSDPYALFAEQRPKTSSVVHTLEDYKWTDDKWLKQRAEQDFLNRPVSVYEVHAGSWRRSPADPDKFLSYRILAETLVPYVKEMGFTHIQLMPLAEHPLDESWGYQVAGYYAPTSRFGEPRDLQYFVDKCHEADIGVLIDWVPGHFPKDAHGLRRFDGTALYEHEDPRMGEHPDWGTLIFNYGRHEVKNFLISNALYWLDKFHFDGLRVDAVASMLYLDYGRKSGQWLPNRYGGKENLEAIEFLKHLNSVVYQYFPGAMMIAEESTSWAGVSRPAYLGGLGFGFKWNMGWMHDVLDYIRKDPIHRRFHHNQLTFGLLYAWSENFILPFSHDEVVHGKGSLINKMPGDYWQKFANLRALYTFMWAHPGKQMIFMGQEFGQFSEWNCRKSLDWHLLGFEKHSGIQACVRDLNAVYVREKALWSKDFAPEGFDGINCDDSDNSIISFIRRSDDPKDFVVAVVNFTPVPRRGYVLGVPEDCYYEEIFNSDASVYGGSNVGNIGGVRARSGRGAHRKPHSIEVSIPPLGGLILKPRYDK; this is encoded by the coding sequence ATTACTACAATGTCGGCGGAAGATATTCTTGCCATAGTCCGTTCCACCCACAGTAACCCTCATTACGTTCTGGGAATGCACGAAGTCGAAACAAAAGCGCCCGAAGGCGACAAGAAATGCGTCGCCGTGAGGGCATTTTTCCCGGATGCCAAAGAACTCCGCGTTATAGACGCGGCCGACGACACAAAGTCCTGGCAGGCCGACAAGATTCACGGCGACGGACTGTTCGAGGCGATAATCTGGGATCGTCCCGCGAAATTCCGTTACAAACTAAAAATCTTGAATTACGCCGGCGGCGAGTGGGTTACCGAAGACGCTTACGAAGAGTGGATAAACGATTTGACCGGATACGACCGGTATCTTTTTTCGCGCGCCACGCACTATAAAATTTACGAAAAAATGGGCGCTCACATACGCACGATAAACGGCAAGCGCGGAGTGTTCTTTTCCGTCTGGGCGCCGAACGCCGCGCGCGTATCCGTAGTCGGGGATTTCAATAACTGGGACGGCCGCAAGAATCCTATGGATCTTCTTAAGGATTCGTCGGGCGTATGGGTATTGTTTCTGCCCGGCCTTGGCGTGGGCGACCTTTATAAATACGAGATAAAAACGCGCGACGGCGCGATTCTTCTTAAATCCGACCCGTACGCGCTTTTCGCCGAGCAACGTCCCAAAACTTCGTCGGTTGTTCACACGCTCGAGGACTATAAATGGACCGACGACAAATGGCTCAAACAGCGCGCCGAGCAGGATTTTTTGAACCGTCCCGTCAGCGTGTACGAAGTTCACGCCGGTTCGTGGAGGCGCTCTCCGGCTGACCCCGATAAGTTCCTGTCTTACAGGATTCTTGCCGAAACTCTTGTTCCCTACGTAAAAGAAATGGGCTTCACCCACATACAGCTTATGCCTTTGGCCGAGCATCCGCTCGACGAGTCGTGGGGGTATCAGGTTGCCGGATATTACGCTCCCACATCGCGCTTCGGCGAGCCGCGCGACTTGCAGTATTTTGTCGACAAATGTCACGAGGCGGACATAGGCGTGCTTATCGACTGGGTTCCCGGACATTTTCCCAAGGACGCGCACGGTCTCAGACGTTTCGACGGCACCGCGCTTTACGAACACGAAGACCCGCGCATGGGCGAGCATCCCGACTGGGGGACCCTGATATTCAACTACGGACGGCACGAGGTTAAAAATTTTCTCATATCCAACGCTCTCTACTGGCTGGACAAATTCCATTTCGACGGCCTCCGCGTCGATGCCGTGGCCTCTATGCTTTATCTCGATTACGGCCGCAAATCCGGACAGTGGCTGCCGAACCGCTACGGCGGCAAGGAGAACCTTGAGGCCATAGAGTTTCTCAAACATCTGAACTCCGTCGTGTACCAGTATTTTCCTGGCGCTATGATGATAGCCGAGGAGTCGACTTCGTGGGCGGGCGTTTCGCGTCCGGCTTATCTGGGCGGGCTTGGTTTCGGGTTTAAGTGGAATATGGGATGGATGCACGACGTTCTGGACTACATCCGAAAGGACCCCATCCACAGGAGATTCCATCACAATCAGCTTACGTTCGGACTTCTCTACGCCTGGAGCGAAAACTTCATCCTGCCGTTTTCCCACGACGAAGTCGTGCACGGAAAGGGTTCTTTGATAAACAAGATGCCCGGCGATTACTGGCAGAAATTCGCGAACTTGCGGGCACTCTACACTTTTATGTGGGCGCACCCGGGTAAGCAGATGATTTTTATGGGACAGGAGTTCGGGCAGTTTTCCGAGTGGAACTGCCGCAAGTCGCTCGACTGGCATTTGCTTGGTTTCGAAAAACACTCCGGCATTCAGGCGTGCGTGCGCGACCTTAACGCCGTCTACGTCCGCGAAAAAGCCCTCTGGTCGAAGGACTTTGCCCCCGAAGGTTTTGACGGCATAAACTGCGACGACTCCGACAATTCGATAATATCTTTCATCCGACGCTCCGACGACCCGAAGGATTTTGTGGTTGCGGTCGTAAACTTTACTCCGGTTCCCCGCCGCGGATACGTTCTGGGCGTGCCGGAGGATTGTTACTACGAAGAAATCTTCAACTCCGACGCCTCCGTCTACGGCGGCTCCAACGTCGGTAACATCGGCGGCGTCCGCGCCCGCTCCGGCCGCGGCGCCCACCGCAAACCCCACTCCATAGAAGTCAGCATTCCGCCTCTCGGCGGGCTGATATTAAAACCCAGATACGATAAATAA